One Glutamicibacter halophytocola DNA segment encodes these proteins:
- a CDS encoding Chromate resistance protein ChrB, with amino-acid sequence MTESIKWLVLLVQVPAEPSRHRVAVWRQLRKTGAAPIQSGSWVIPDAPAFTNGIERAKGLCRNAGGSFTILHASPDDAQSAHALDSAFRAARVDEWNEFLGDCNKFMQEIAKEISIEKFTYAELEEEDQSLERLRRWYRELKKRDVLWLEEAVQADEALRAGSLALEEYARLVYAAENEI; translated from the coding sequence GTGACTGAATCCATCAAATGGCTGGTACTGCTGGTGCAGGTGCCCGCCGAACCATCCCGGCATCGCGTGGCAGTCTGGCGCCAGTTGCGCAAAACCGGTGCGGCACCGATCCAGTCCGGCTCCTGGGTCATCCCCGACGCGCCAGCCTTCACCAACGGCATCGAGCGAGCCAAGGGGCTGTGCCGGAACGCCGGCGGAAGTTTCACCATCCTGCACGCCTCGCCTGACGATGCCCAGTCCGCCCACGCCCTGGACAGTGCCTTCCGCGCGGCACGCGTTGATGAATGGAATGAATTCCTGGGCGACTGCAATAAATTCATGCAGGAAATCGCCAAGGAAATATCCATCGAGAAATTCACCTACGCCGAGCTGGAAGAAGAAGACCAGAGCTTGGAACGGCTGCGCCGATGGTACCGGGAACTGAAGAAACGCGATGTGCTCTGGCTGGAAGAAGCCGTCCAGGCCGATGAAGCGCTGCGCGCTGGATCGCTCGCGTTGGAAGAGTACGCCCGTCTGGTCTATGCAGCCGAGAACGAAATCTGA
- a CDS encoding alpha-hydroxy acid oxidase: protein MRNKWIVSIDDYRRASRWHLPKMITDYLDGGALDEITTRANRESLDALMLRQRSMVDLSDLRTDATVLGQQIDLPLIVAPMGMLTIFHPGSDPAVARAAVNAGSIFIHSAWAGCALEEVAPIAGDKLWAQVAFWKDPEETESYIKRARNAGVKTLVVAGDVGSSSKRERDLHHGLSMPPRPPVVDYLTTAMRPQWIYRWLTGRKMTYGNYSIDGQPLRMDEMNQWMAKNKNPGANWADFARLREQWDGNLVIKGIMDPVDAARAVDEGADGIFISNHGGRQFDAQPATIDVLPSIVSAVNGRAEIYLDGGIRRGHDMVKAIGLGATAVMAGRPFAYALATGGEPAVSKAFKILHDEFKGAMGFVGKTRVSGIDESVFAQCNRITDYV from the coding sequence ATGCGTAACAAATGGATTGTCAGTATCGATGACTACCGTCGAGCATCACGTTGGCATCTTCCAAAAATGATCACCGACTACCTGGACGGTGGCGCTCTCGATGAGATCACCACACGGGCCAACCGCGAAAGCCTCGACGCGCTGATGCTGCGACAGCGGTCCATGGTGGACCTCAGCGACTTGCGCACCGATGCCACCGTCTTGGGCCAGCAGATCGATCTGCCATTGATCGTTGCGCCCATGGGCATGCTGACCATTTTCCATCCGGGATCGGACCCAGCGGTCGCCCGTGCGGCGGTGAACGCCGGTTCGATTTTCATCCACAGCGCTTGGGCAGGGTGCGCCTTGGAAGAGGTAGCGCCCATTGCCGGCGACAAGCTCTGGGCACAGGTTGCCTTCTGGAAAGACCCCGAGGAAACCGAAAGCTACATCAAGCGCGCCCGGAATGCCGGCGTCAAGACCCTGGTCGTGGCCGGCGACGTCGGATCCTCGAGCAAACGCGAAAGGGACCTGCACCACGGGCTGTCCATGCCGCCGCGGCCGCCGGTGGTCGACTACCTGACCACCGCCATGCGCCCGCAATGGATCTACCGCTGGCTCACCGGACGCAAAATGACCTACGGCAACTACTCCATCGACGGCCAACCGCTGCGCATGGACGAAATGAACCAGTGGATGGCCAAGAACAAGAACCCTGGTGCCAACTGGGCCGATTTCGCCCGGCTTCGCGAGCAGTGGGATGGAAATTTGGTCATCAAGGGAATCATGGATCCCGTGGATGCCGCGCGGGCCGTCGATGAGGGCGCCGATGGAATTTTCATTTCCAACCACGGTGGCCGCCAATTCGATGCCCAGCCTGCCACCATCGATGTCCTCCCCTCGATCGTTTCGGCGGTCAACGGCCGGGCGGAAATCTATCTCGATGGCGGGATCCGCCGAGGCCACGACATGGTCAAGGCCATCGGCCTTGGAGCGACCGCAGTGATGGCTGGACGCCCCTTCGCCTATGCCCTGGCCACCGGTGGCGAACCAGCTGTCAGCAAGGCGTTCAAGATCCTGCACGACGAGTTCAAGGGCGCCATGGGATTTGTCGGGAAAACACGTGTATCCGGGATTGACGAGTCCGTCTTCGCCCAGTGCAACCGCATCACCGATTACGTCTAG
- a CDS encoding pyridoxal-phosphate-dependent aminotransferase family protein encodes MSKTVLQRHLFGPGPCNPYPEATAALGLPLLGHLDPEFIARMDRVGEGLRTLWGTKNVRTLPLSATGSAGMEAAFVNTINPGDVAVIAINGLFGERMCEVASRVGAEVVRVEHDYGTPIDAQRVADAHPNPAVIAGVHAETSTGVVSDIAALGAIKGDALLITDAVTSIGGMPVLADEWGIDVGYAGTQKCIGVAPGLAPFTISDRAFERRVQKPQSWYLDLGLLGGYATGATGGGRTYHHTAPVAMVASLEAGIDRILAEGLDAVTARHQEAGSLLQQGLQEMGLELFAQEGSRLPQLTTVYVPEAVESAKVRGYLLERFNIEIGGGVGQYASTVWRIGMMGPNANPGSVALLLAALKEAIAKA; translated from the coding sequence ATGAGCAAGACCGTTCTTCAGCGCCACCTTTTTGGTCCGGGTCCATGCAACCCGTACCCGGAAGCCACCGCCGCCCTTGGCCTGCCGCTGCTCGGCCACCTCGACCCCGAATTCATTGCCCGCATGGATCGCGTGGGCGAGGGGCTGCGCACGCTGTGGGGAACGAAGAACGTGCGCACCCTGCCCTTGAGCGCCACCGGTTCGGCCGGCATGGAGGCAGCTTTTGTCAACACCATCAACCCAGGTGATGTCGCAGTCATTGCGATCAACGGCCTGTTCGGTGAACGCATGTGCGAAGTTGCCTCGCGTGTGGGCGCCGAGGTGGTGCGCGTTGAACATGACTACGGCACGCCAATTGACGCCCAGCGCGTGGCTGACGCCCACCCCAACCCGGCCGTGATTGCCGGTGTGCACGCCGAGACGAGCACCGGCGTGGTTTCGGATATTGCCGCTCTGGGCGCCATCAAGGGCGATGCCCTGCTGATCACCGACGCCGTGACCTCCATCGGCGGCATGCCGGTGCTGGCCGATGAGTGGGGGATCGATGTGGGCTACGCCGGAACCCAGAAATGCATCGGAGTGGCACCTGGCCTGGCACCGTTCACCATTTCGGACCGCGCATTCGAGCGCAGGGTCCAGAAGCCGCAGTCCTGGTACCTGGATTTGGGCCTGCTGGGCGGGTATGCCACCGGCGCCACAGGTGGCGGGCGCACCTACCACCACACTGCACCGGTGGCGATGGTTGCTTCGCTTGAAGCTGGCATTGACCGGATTCTCGCCGAAGGCCTGGACGCGGTAACCGCTCGGCATCAGGAGGCGGGCAGCCTGTTGCAACAGGGCCTGCAGGAGATGGGGCTGGAACTGTTTGCCCAGGAAGGCAGCCGTTTGCCGCAGCTGACTACCGTTTACGTACCTGAGGCAGTGGAATCGGCGAAGGTTCGAGGCTACCTGCTGGAGCGATTCAATATTGAAATCGGCGGTGGCGTGGGCCAGTATGCCAGCACCGTGTGGCGCATCGGGATGATGGGACCGAACGCCAACCCGGGTTCGGTAGCCTTGCTGCTGGCGGCCCTGAAAGAAGCGATTGCCAAGGCATAG